The window CACGGATGGCCCAAGCCAGTTGACCCACCACATCCGCCACCCGTTCAAGCGCGTCTTTAACGCGCACGGTGGTGACTGTTGGGAAAGCATTGGCAACGGTTTTCATGAGCTCGAATTCTTTCTCAACTGTTCCGCCGTCTTTAAGGGCTAGCGTTGCGAGATGGGAATGCGGCGCGCCTGCGAAGGTATTGGGTGAGAAAACCATCACAAAATTAATGCCAAGCGATTGCCATTCCACCTTACGGGTGCTGGCAACTGTGGAGACGATTTCGCGACCCAGCACATTAACGGTAATGGTGTCGCCGATTTTAAGACCAAAGTGGCGGGCAACTTCTTCATCGAAAGAAACAAGTGATCCGTCTGTATGATCTGCATCCCACCATTCACCTTCATCAAGCACAGAATTTTCTGGAATGGTCGCAGAATAAGTAATGCCGCGATCACCACGCAGCGCCCAAGCACTTTCGCTGTTCACGGTCATTTCTGATGGTTTTTGTCCGGCAATATCAACAAAGAAACCGCGCAACATTGGCACACGCTGGAGAGTTGCCTCTTGGGTGTTGTCTTTGAGCAGTGTCTCAAAAGTTTTAATCTCGTGGTTTTGAATATCGACGAAGAAGAAACTTGGCGCTTCATCGGCAAGTGACGAGGTCAATTGATTGCGTAAATTGCCGTCGATGAGCGCGATGGTGACGAGCAAAGAGAGGCCGAGGCCAAGGGACAAGACAACCGATGGTGTGATCGAGCCAGGTCTATGGATATTACCAATTGCCAGACGCCATTCTGTGGAACGGGCATGGGGTAGTTTTCTGGCAAGTGCCATAATGCCAATGGCGGTCACCCGCAAAAGCACGAAGGCTGCAACTGTGCCACCAACAAACGCGGTCGCGATCACCCGATTATCTGACAGACCAATCGCGAGGGTAAACAACAGTGCGACACATCCAATCAATGCCAAGAGATAGGGCAGGCGTGGCAGTTTGCTGGTCCCTTCGCGGTCACGGAATAAGGCCGTCGGTGGAATATCGCGGGCCTTTGACAGAGGCCAAAGAGCAAAAACTAATGCCATTAAATATCCATAGACCGCAGCGAGTGCGAGAGAGGCGGCAGGTATCTTTGTATCGATTTCAATCGGAAGCGCGCCTTGTAAGAAGTAGGCCGCAACCGATGGGATGAAAGCTCCAAGCGCCAAGCCGATCGTGACCGCGATGGTCGCAATCATCATGATTTGGATGACATAGACAAAGAAAACAAAGCTACCAATTGCGCCAATGCTTTTAAATGTCGCAATGACTTCACGCTTGCTATCAAGATAAGCCGTTACCGCGTTAGCGACACCCACACCACCCACAACGAGGGCTGTTAATCCCACAAGGGTCAGGAATTGAGCGAAGCGTTGAATATTGCGCGAGAGGCCGGGGGAGGCGTTGTCTCTAGCACGAATGCGCCATCCTGCTTTCGGCATCTCGGTTTCAGCCGCTTCACGAACCGCCTGAATATCGTCGTTTGAAACACCGTCTTGAAGCTTCACCTTATAATGCCAGCGCACAAGGCTGCCTGGTTGAACAAGACCAGAAGCGCGAATGGCTTCATTGGAAATCATCAAACGCGGGCCAAAGCCAACGCCGCCAGCAAGACGGTCTGGTTCGTTTTCAATCACATCCATAATTTTGACTTTGATACCGCCAAGATCGATCAATCCACCGACTTCGATATTAAGGCGGGCTAAAAACCCAAGCTCGACCACTCCGCCAAAAGTGCCTTTATCCTGTTCTTTTAAAAGATCATGGATGTTGCCTTTGTTGACAAGTTTCATCTCGCCATAAAGCGGGTAGTTCTCGTCAACGCCTTTTAATTCTGTGAGTGCTTGGTCTGACCCATCTGGCAGTCGTGCCATGGAACGCATGGTGGCCGCAACGGTGACGGGGCCGAGTTTATCGAGATAGGCTTGTTCAGGCTCTGTGGTTTCGCGATGGATGAGTGAGAAGCGAATATCGCCGCCAAGGATTGATTGGCCTTCAGACGAGATACTGTTCACCAGCGAGGCAGAAAGCGCGTTTACGCCTGCGATGGCTGCAACGCCAAGCGACAAACAGGCGAGAAAAATCATAAAACCGCGCACACCCGCCCGCATTTCTCTGGTGGCAAAGGTAAAAGCGAGGCGGAGAGATTTGAATAAGCCCATTGAAGGGCTGCTTGATGCTACATCCATAGTGCTCATTCGGCAGCACTCGCAGATTTGACCACGCGGTTAAGCAAGGTGTTCTCACCATCTTCACCACGAATTTCACCGCTTCTAATCTCGATTGCACGGTCACATCGTCCAGCAAGCTTGAGATCATGGGTGACAAGCAACAAGGTCATGTCGCGCTCTTTTTGAAGCTTGAAGAGAAGGTTTGAAATATCTTCGCCGGTGTCTTCATCCAGATTGCCTGTCGGCTCATCGGCAATGAGGAGATCAGGTTGAGCAACAAGGGCGCGGGCAATCGCAACACGCTGTTGTTCACCGCCGGAAAGTTCACCTGGATAATGAGAGAGGCGGTCATCAAGACCGACAGATTTCAATTCTTCTTCTGCGCGGGCAAAGGCATTGGCAACACCTGCAAGTTCCAGCGGTACGGCGACATTTTCTAGCGCTGTCATATTGGCAATGAGGTGGAAAGATTGAAATACGATGCCCACATGGCGTCCGCGAAAGCGCGCCAAATCGTCTTCGCTCAAGGCCATCAAGTCATGATCGACGATGGAAACATTGCCGCTATCCGCCCGTTCCAATCCGCTCATCACCATAAGAAGGGTCGATTTTCCAGAACCTGATGGACCAACAAGACCAACAGCTTCGCCGCGTTCAATGGCAACGCTTACCCCTTTTAAGATATGGACACGGGCTGCACCTTGCCCAAGGGAGAGGTGGACGTTTTCAAGGTCGATAATAGAATTATTTGAGACGGAAGGCTGGTCGGACAATGGGTATTCCTCTAATCAGTGCTTATATGGAATAGTGCAGTACCAAACCACCATATGGGAAAGTGATAATGATTTTTCATCATCTGCGATCAATATTTTTTGTATGCCTTATGTGCGCCGCCTCTTTTGCGCAAGCGGAGACGTTGAAAATAGTCGTCTTTGGAGACAGTTTAACGGCGGGTTTTGGGCTGGATCGCGGTCAGGGTTTTGTGCCGCAATTACAAGCAAAGCTTATCACAGAAGGATATGATGTTGAATTGATCAATGCGGGTGTGTCTGGTGATACCACGAGTGGTGGGCGCTCACGGTTGAATTGGTCTGTTGGGCCTGAGGCTGATGGCGTTATCTTGGAACTCGGCGCAAACGACATGCTGCGCGGTCTTCCTGTGAAATCAACGCGAGAAAATCTTGATGCGATGGTGACAGGGCTTACAGAGCGTAAGTTGCCCGTGCTGATTGCCGGTATGCAAGCAGCCCCAAATTTGGGGAAAGAATACGGTGAGGAATTCAACGCAATCTATCCAGATTTGGCCGAAGAACACGGCACGCTTTTTTACCCGTTCTTTTTAAAGGGTGTTGCTGGTGACGGGGCGCTGAACCAACCAGACGGCATGCACCCCACGAAAAAGGGCGTTGCTGTGATCGTTGAAAATATCTTCCCAAGCGTCAAAGAACTGATTGAGAAGGCGACGGCGAGATAGGCTTACGCCAAGCCCGCAATCGCTTTTGCAAATTCATCCGCTTCAAACGGTTCAAGATCATCAATGCCTTCACCAATGCCGATGAAGTAAACGGGCAATTGGTGCTTAGCAGCGATGGCGACCAAAATACCGCCGCG of the Hyphomicrobiales bacterium genome contains:
- a CDS encoding ABC transporter permease yields the protein MSTMDVASSSPSMGLFKSLRLAFTFATREMRAGVRGFMIFLACLSLGVAAIAGVNALSASLVNSISSEGQSILGGDIRFSLIHRETTEPEQAYLDKLGPVTVAATMRSMARLPDGSDQALTELKGVDENYPLYGEMKLVNKGNIHDLLKEQDKGTFGGVVELGFLARLNIEVGGLIDLGGIKVKIMDVIENEPDRLAGGVGFGPRLMISNEAIRASGLVQPGSLVRWHYKVKLQDGVSNDDIQAVREAAETEMPKAGWRIRARDNASPGLSRNIQRFAQFLTLVGLTALVVGGVGVANAVTAYLDSKREVIATFKSIGAIGSFVFFVYVIQIMMIATIAVTIGLALGAFIPSVAAYFLQGALPIEIDTKIPAASLALAAVYGYLMALVFALWPLSKARDIPPTALFRDREGTSKLPRLPYLLALIGCVALLFTLAIGLSDNRVIATAFVGGTVAAFVLLRVTAIGIMALARKLPHARSTEWRLAIGNIHRPGSITPSVVLSLGLGLSLLVTIALIDGNLRNQLTSSLADEAPSFFFVDIQNHEIKTFETLLKDNTQEATLQRVPMLRGFFVDIAGQKPSEMTVNSESAWALRGDRGITYSATIPENSVLDEGEWWDADHTDGSLVSFDEEVARHFGLKIGDTITVNVLGREIVSTVASTRKVEWQSLGINFVMVFSPNTFAGAPHSHLATLALKDGGTVEKEFELMKTVANAFPTVTTVRVKDALERVADVVGQLAWAIRGASGVTLLSSILVLAGALAAGHRTQIYDAVVLKTLGATRGQLMKAYLLQFTLLGLITAVFGILSGTLASWFVVENIMDGDFTFYPSAAFSAAAIALFLCIALGFAGTWRILGQKAAPLLRNA
- a CDS encoding ABC transporter ATP-binding protein; this encodes MSDQPSVSNNSIIDLENVHLSLGQGAARVHILKGVSVAIERGEAVGLVGPSGSGKSTLLMVMSGLERADSGNVSIVDHDLMALSEDDLARFRGRHVGIVFQSFHLIANMTALENVAVPLELAGVANAFARAEEELKSVGLDDRLSHYPGELSGGEQQRVAIARALVAQPDLLIADEPTGNLDEDTGEDISNLLFKLQKERDMTLLLVTHDLKLAGRCDRAIEIRSGEIRGEDGENTLLNRVVKSASAAE
- a CDS encoding arylesterase, with amino-acid sequence MCAASFAQAETLKIVVFGDSLTAGFGLDRGQGFVPQLQAKLITEGYDVELINAGVSGDTTSGGRSRLNWSVGPEADGVILELGANDMLRGLPVKSTRENLDAMVTGLTERKLPVLIAGMQAAPNLGKEYGEEFNAIYPDLAEEHGTLFYPFFLKGVAGDGALNQPDGMHPTKKGVAVIVENIFPSVKELIEKATAR